The Bacillus sp. SM2101 genome includes the window ACGATGCTAAACAGAGGAAACAGCAGCAAAGATTTCAATTGATTTTAGACAAAAGTATCGATGAAGAAAATAACACGATTTTAGACAACATTGCAGATGAAAACTCAAATATTAACATTGAAGAAATCGAAATAAGCGTTAATGATTTTGTGAAAAATACAAAACTCAGAAATGCCGTTAACACACTTACAATTCAACAAAAACAGGTTTTATATCTTTATTATGTAGACGAGCTGAAGGATGTTGAGATAGCTAAGAAATTACATGTATCAAGACAGTCTATTACAAAATGTAGGAATACTGCATTAAATAAACTAAGGAGGTATTTTGATGTTAGAAGGAGTTGAATTTATTCCCTTAATAGGTAATTTTGGCTTTCCAATTGCTTTAGTAGTGTACTTGTTAATTAGGTTTGAAAATAAAATTGAAAGTCTAGAGCAATCTATTAATAATCTTGCAGAATCTATGCGAAGAGGTGGATGAGTTAAGTTGCTAAACAAAGAAGAAAAGATATTAAAAGTTTTAGAAATATTAAATCCTAAAATCAAATCAGTATTGCGACAAACTACAAGAAATGAAAGAGAAGATTTAGAACAGAATTTGATTGAAGTAATAATTAAAAAGGTATCTTCAGGTGAATTTGAAGATGGAGAATCTTTGATGGAATTATTAAGCTTGGAAGAGAAGAGATATTCTAATAAATATTAATATTCTATGAGAACACTCTAAACGAGTGGGTGGATCTATTCTAATATGTTAGTAGAAGGTAAAGGTGGTGTTATATACATCTTGCCTCTTTTTTTGGTTAGATTTCCCTATTTCAATGAAAGATTTTGGTGATGCCACTGAAAAGTATGTAAAGAACTAATTCCCCCCTGCTTAGCAAGTTGTTTTACTGATGTGAAGAATATCTTTGCATCACGATGGAAAATAACCACCAAAGTAACTATTACAACATTATTTTATAAACTGGTTGTTTATTTTAGTGTTTAGATTTCTTTATAAAGTACAGTTGGCCAACCTATCTGATACCAAGGGGGAGAAATGAATATGACGATAACATTCACACAATCAATTACTACTTATACTGTAAAATCAGGAGACAATCTAAGCAGCATCGCCCAACGATTTGGAATGACATTAGCAGAAATACAATCATTAAATAACATTAGTGATCCAAATAAAATTCAAATTGGACAAGTGCTAAAAGTCTACACTAATAGTGGTTCTAGTGACGGTGGAGGAACAGGAGACCCTAATCTGACTACGTACACCGTAGTATCGGGAGATAGTTTAAGTGGCATCGCCCAACGATTTGGAATGACGTTAGCAGAAATACAATCATTAAATAACATTAGTGACCCTAATAAAATTCAAGTTGGACAAGTACTAAAAGTCTACGCTAATAGTGGTTCTAGTGATGGTGGAGGTACAGAAGATCCTAATTTGACTACGTACACCGTAGTATCGGGAGATAGTTTAAGTGGCATCGCCCAACGATTTGGAATGACATTAGCAGAAATACAATCATTAAATAACATTAGTGACCCTAATAAAATTCAAGTTGGACAAGTACTAAAAGTTTACGCTAATAGTGGTTCTAGTGATGGTGGAGGTACAGAAGATCCTAATCTGACTACGTACATCGTAGTATCGGGAGATAGTTTAAGTGGCATCGCCCAACGATTTGGAATGACATTAGCAGAAATACAGTCATTAAATAACATTAGTGACCCTA containing:
- a CDS encoding sigma factor-like helix-turn-helix DNA-binding protein is translated as MVIALGELKNPILIGFFKQNKTRKLLYEEYLRTEDSSHIRELENNFNEYYFKVRILAYFNKYLQFNAIKYDAKQRKQQQRFQLILDKSIDEENNTILDNIADENSNINIEEIEISVNDFVKNTKLRNAVNTLTIQQKQVLYLYYVDELKDVEIAKKLHVSRQSITKCRNTALNKLRRYFDVRRS
- a CDS encoding YvrJ family protein translates to MLEGVEFIPLIGNFGFPIALVVYLLIRFENKIESLEQSINNLAESMRRGG